In Solanum pennellii chromosome 7, SPENNV200, the following are encoded in one genomic region:
- the LOC107024812 gene encoding uncharacterized protein LOC107024812 translates to MSDRNESIWKGTATVYPKSEHYACIWHLSVNVLKNFNINTEDLKILFFTLAKAYTKQQFKTIMGRIDQIDTRIRPYLFDIGYSKWSRAYSNCKRTWTMTSNIAESLNNANRLARRLPVISVLEFMRVTIQMWIHKHNEEADKTTSNLTKKYDLYLQKSIALSCNMRVIPSTVDLITVFEGAKKYIVNLNTKMCSCGRFQHYEIPCGHVIVVLRYRKLHEADFCSAFYSLKNFKDAYVIPVEPIPCESTWDIPSYISKPKMMSPGPKRSAGRPKYERWKGFADVKFKRSKITCSRCRQICNGNVEESVRNGEDNGEDDLGR, encoded by the exons ATGTCGGATCGAAACGAAAGCATATGGAAAGGAACTGCTACTGTATATCCTAAATCCGAACATTATGCCTGCATATGGCACTTGTCAGTCAATGTGTTGAAGAATTTCAATATTAATACTGAAGAtttgaagattttattttttacactGGCAAAGGCTTATACAAAACAACAGTTTAAGACGATTATGGGAAGAATAGACCAGATAGATACGCGCATACGACCATACTTGTTTGATATTGGTTATAGCAAATGGTCAAGAGCTTACTCGAATTGTAAGCGCACATGGACCATGACTTCAAACATCGCAGAGTCATTGAATAATGCTAACAGGTTAGCAAGGAGGTTACCAGTAATTTCAGTTCTTGAATTTATGAGGGTAACAATTCAAATGTGGATTCACAAGCACAATGAGGAGGCTGATAAGACAACATCTaatctaacaaaaaaatatgatctttaTCTACAGAAAAGTATTGCTTTGTCTTGCAATATGAGG GTGATACCTTCAACTGTTGATCTGATAACTGTATTCGAGGGAGCAAAGAAGTACATAGTAAACTTGAACACAAAGATGTGTAGTTGCGGGAGATTTCAACATTATGAGATACCGTGTGGTCATGTAATTGTGGTTCTTAGATACAGAAAGTTGCATGAAGCAGATTTCTGTTCTGCTTTTTATAGCCTGAAGAATTTCAAAGATGCATATGTCATTCCTGTTGAGCCTATCCCATGCGAGAGTACATGGGATATACCAAGTTATATTTCAAAGCCTAAAATGATGTCACCTGGTCCAAAAAGATCAGCGGGAAGACCAAAATATGAACGCTGGAAGGGGTTTGCTGATGTGAAATTTAAAAGGTCGAAAATCACCTGCAGTAGATGCCGTCAA